Proteins encoded in a region of the Triticum dicoccoides isolate Atlit2015 ecotype Zavitan chromosome 3A, WEW_v2.0, whole genome shotgun sequence genome:
- the LOC119269640 gene encoding F-box protein At5g03100-like isoform X2 has translation MKTSAPVVCGQGPRIDRRSIKPFKMTRSKDIQLHHLPTARVIILVPHTLIKDVLRRILSQLTMKEAMRMSILSKKWRRLWKCYPKLVFTRAMMCRSNATTGPAKPLRTRFIRGVNSIQRQLKSSNLNKFVVKFALRKRHTPHIDRWVNFCASSMAKHVVLDLCPGPKGSTDTDDKYSFPLHLLGASGGSCVKSLSLGFVYLALPPDHRGFANLKKLSLEIVHVTGDLGRLLPKCAVLEWLSLTRCRLDELSIGEELSRLRCLQVKYCMLQKLHVRAPNLAMFVFAGRVIPILLGESVKISEATVDLVTSSDCFNYVFTDLVDALSHVPSLSIGFRIETKVINFVKNRTMLTNLRRLVLKIDIVGSPEVTGGILRLAYLLELAPALEELVLHMHCFDSAIYGEPREDAYQPHPHRHLKTIKMTGFYGLLGQVELALYLLRNATSLERMIIDPVVRNNWPIPPMGGAKQDIDRGTSIALNKLSRQEFRKVLDILY, from the exons ATGAAAACAAGTGCCCCCGTGGTTTGTGGGCAGGGACCAAGGATTGATCGTCGTTCCATAAAACCTTTTAAGATGACAAGATCCAAGGATATTCAGCTTCACCATCTACCTACA GCAAGGGTGATAATACTTGTTCCTCACACATTAATTAAG GATGTACTGCGTCGTATACTATCACAATTGACAATGAAAGAAGCCATGCGAATGAGCATACTATCTAAGAAGTGGAGAAGGCTTTGGAAATGCTACCCAAAGTTAGTATTCACCAGAGCCATGATGTGTCGCAGTAACGCCACGACAGGCCCTGCAAAACCCTTGCGGACAAGGTTTATCAGGGGGGTCAACAGCATCCAGCGACAGCTCAAGTCATCCAACCTGAATAAGTTTGTGGTCAAGTTTGCGCTTCGCAAAAGGCACACACCTCACATTGATAGATGGGTCAATTTCTGTGCCTCGTCGATGGCGAAGCATGTTGTTCTCGATTTATGTCCAGGGCCGAAAGGCAGTACCGACACAGATGACAAGTACAGTTTCCCGCTGCATCTTCTCGGCGCCTCGGGTGGTTCTTGCGTGAAGTCTCTTAGTCTGGGGTTCGTCTATTTAGCACTGCCTCCTGATCACCGTGGATTTGCAAACCTTAAGAAGCTCTCTCTGGAAATAGTTCATGTCACAGGGGATCTCGGGCGCCTGCTCCCAAAATGCGCTGTTCTTGAGTGGCTAAGCCTCACCAGGTGTAGACTGGACGAGCTAAGCATAGGTGAGGAACTGAGCAGGCTCCGTTGTTTGCAGGTCAAGTACTGTATGCTGCAGAAGCTGCATGTCCGAGCTCCAAACCTCGCCATGTTTGTGTTCGCTGGTCGTGTGATACCTATATTGCTTGGTGAATCTGTGAAGATTTCAGAGGCGACGGTCGACTTGGTCACATCCTCGGACTGCTTCAATTACGTCTTCACTGATCTTGTCGATGCTCTTTCGCATGTTCCGTCCCTCTCCATAGGCTTCCGAATTGAAACCAAG GTGATAAATTTTGTGAAAAATCGGACCATGCTCACAAATCTGAGACGTCTGGTCCTGAAAATCGATATTGTTGGGTCGCCGGAAGTCACTGGTGGGATTCTTCGTTTGGCCTATCTGTTGGAGTTAGCCCCTGCTTTGGAAGAGTTAGTACTCCAT ATGCATTGTTTTGACTCGGCAATCTATGGTGAACCAAGAGAAGATGCCTACCAGCCACATCCTCACCGTCATCTCAAGACTATCAAAATGACGGGGTTCTATGGATTACTTGGTCAGGTTGAGCTAGCACTCTACCTTCTTCGGAATGCGACTTCTCTCGAGCGTATGATCATAGATCCGGTGGTGAGGAATAATTGGCCTATTCCACCCATGGGTGGAGCAAAGCAAGATATAGACCGGGGCACGTCGATTGCCCTCAATAAACTTTCGAGGCAAGAGTTCAGAAAGGTCCTTGACATTCTGTATTAA
- the LOC119269640 gene encoding F-box protein At5g03100-like isoform X1, whose translation MKTSAPVVCGQGPRIDRRSIKPFKMTRSKDIQLHHLPTDVLRRILSQLTMKEAMRMSILSKKWRRLWKCYPKLVFTRAMMCRSNATTGPAKPLRTRFIRGVNSIQRQLKSSNLNKFVVKFALRKRHTPHIDRWVNFCASSMAKHVVLDLCPGPKGSTDTDDKYSFPLHLLGASGGSCVKSLSLGFVYLALPPDHRGFANLKKLSLEIVHVTGDLGRLLPKCAVLEWLSLTRCRLDELSIGEELSRLRCLQVKYCMLQKLHVRAPNLAMFVFAGRVIPILLGESVKISEATVDLVTSSDCFNYVFTDLVDALSHVPSLSIGFRIETKVINFVKNRTMLTNLRRLVLKIDIVGSPEVTGGILRLAYLLELAPALEELVLHMHCFDSAIYGEPREDAYQPHPHRHLKTIKMTGFYGLLGQVELALYLLRNATSLERMIIDPVVRNNWPIPPMGGAKQDIDRGTSIALNKLSRQEFRKVLDILY comes from the exons ATGAAAACAAGTGCCCCCGTGGTTTGTGGGCAGGGACCAAGGATTGATCGTCGTTCCATAAAACCTTTTAAGATGACAAGATCCAAGGATATTCAGCTTCACCATCTACCTACA GATGTACTGCGTCGTATACTATCACAATTGACAATGAAAGAAGCCATGCGAATGAGCATACTATCTAAGAAGTGGAGAAGGCTTTGGAAATGCTACCCAAAGTTAGTATTCACCAGAGCCATGATGTGTCGCAGTAACGCCACGACAGGCCCTGCAAAACCCTTGCGGACAAGGTTTATCAGGGGGGTCAACAGCATCCAGCGACAGCTCAAGTCATCCAACCTGAATAAGTTTGTGGTCAAGTTTGCGCTTCGCAAAAGGCACACACCTCACATTGATAGATGGGTCAATTTCTGTGCCTCGTCGATGGCGAAGCATGTTGTTCTCGATTTATGTCCAGGGCCGAAAGGCAGTACCGACACAGATGACAAGTACAGTTTCCCGCTGCATCTTCTCGGCGCCTCGGGTGGTTCTTGCGTGAAGTCTCTTAGTCTGGGGTTCGTCTATTTAGCACTGCCTCCTGATCACCGTGGATTTGCAAACCTTAAGAAGCTCTCTCTGGAAATAGTTCATGTCACAGGGGATCTCGGGCGCCTGCTCCCAAAATGCGCTGTTCTTGAGTGGCTAAGCCTCACCAGGTGTAGACTGGACGAGCTAAGCATAGGTGAGGAACTGAGCAGGCTCCGTTGTTTGCAGGTCAAGTACTGTATGCTGCAGAAGCTGCATGTCCGAGCTCCAAACCTCGCCATGTTTGTGTTCGCTGGTCGTGTGATACCTATATTGCTTGGTGAATCTGTGAAGATTTCAGAGGCGACGGTCGACTTGGTCACATCCTCGGACTGCTTCAATTACGTCTTCACTGATCTTGTCGATGCTCTTTCGCATGTTCCGTCCCTCTCCATAGGCTTCCGAATTGAAACCAAG GTGATAAATTTTGTGAAAAATCGGACCATGCTCACAAATCTGAGACGTCTGGTCCTGAAAATCGATATTGTTGGGTCGCCGGAAGTCACTGGTGGGATTCTTCGTTTGGCCTATCTGTTGGAGTTAGCCCCTGCTTTGGAAGAGTTAGTACTCCAT ATGCATTGTTTTGACTCGGCAATCTATGGTGAACCAAGAGAAGATGCCTACCAGCCACATCCTCACCGTCATCTCAAGACTATCAAAATGACGGGGTTCTATGGATTACTTGGTCAGGTTGAGCTAGCACTCTACCTTCTTCGGAATGCGACTTCTCTCGAGCGTATGATCATAGATCCGGTGGTGAGGAATAATTGGCCTATTCCACCCATGGGTGGAGCAAAGCAAGATATAGACCGGGGCACGTCGATTGCCCTCAATAAACTTTCGAGGCAAGAGTTCAGAAAGGTCCTTGACATTCTGTATTAA
- the LOC119269641 gene encoding uncharacterized protein LOC119269641 isoform X2 has translation MEAVACRGGVVLARARPGHRARRHGVGAGPATRRRFLVVASPGETPSAPSRSAVAIAQEIAQAADEDVASVRVVLMMAFGPASPAVPPPTDGHASTVRVTFVLEKKCAFGQRFLVVGDDPALGLWDPAKATTLDWSEGHVWTARADLPANRLVEFKFLLQDPSGHVRWQHGGNRALQVTEASSALVVYEDWDDAGCQEVSEAALHLPIGAEGTDALLLADDGRTDVDDQATYEGFMHAEKARAAAEASLHADTMWLNGANRPQKDERIPEVLRRRANMAAAQNGGLASAGKDGDDIILYEEDANRPASMFENDMVWIRKALQGLLRNLGFHIGTTKT, from the exons ATGGAAGCCGTGGCGTGCCGAGGAGGCGTGGTGCTCGCGCGGGCACGTCCCGGCCACCGGGCCCGGCGCCACGGCGTAGGCGCGGGACCCGCCACCCGACGGAGGTTCCTCGTTGTGGCGTCGCCCGGAGAAACCCCCTCCGCGCCCTCGCGCAGCGCCGTGGCGATCGCGCAGGAG ATCGCGCAGGCTGCCGACGAGGACGTCGCCTCCGTCAGAGTTGTGCTGATGATGGCCTTCGGCCCAGCCTCGCCCGCAGTCCCGCCGCCCACCGACG GTCATGCGAGCACGGTGCGCGTCACGTTCGTGCTGGAGAAGAAGTGCGCGTTCGGGCAGCGGTTCCTGGTCGTCGGCGACGACCCGGCGCTCGGCCTCTGGGACCCGGCCAAGGCGACGACCCTGGACTGGTCGGAAGGCCACGTCTGGACGGCGAGGGCG GATCTGCCAGCGAACAGGCTGGTCGAGTTCAAGTTCTTGCTGCAGGACCCCTCCGGCCACGTCCGCTGGCAGCACGGCGGCAACAGGGCTCTGCAGGTAACCGAGGCCTCGAGCGCACTGGTCGTGTACGAAGACTGGGACGACGCCGGGTGCCAGGAAGTGTCGGAGGCGGCATTACACCTGCCGATCGGAGCGGAGGGGACCGACGCGCTGCTGCTGGCAGATGATGGCCGGACCGATGTCGACGATCAGGCGACCTACGAGGGCTTCATGCATGCCGAGAAGGCACGTGCGGCTGCAGAAGCTTCTCTGCACGCGGACACGATGTGGCTAAACGGAGCGAACCGGCCACAG AAAGATGAGAGGATTCCAGAGGTGCTTCGCAGGAGAGCAAACATGGCGGCAGCACAAAACGGCGGCCTTGCTTCTGCCGGAAAAGACGGCGACGACATCATCTTGTACGAGGAAGATGCGAACAGGCCGGCCAGTATGTTCGAAAACGACATGGTCTGGATCAGGAAAGCCCTCCAGGGGTTGCTCCGGAACCTTGGCTTCCACATCGGCACAACAAAAACATGA
- the LOC119269641 gene encoding uncharacterized protein LOC119269641 isoform X1: MEAVACRGGVVLARARPGHRARRHGVGAGPATRRRFLVVASPGETPSAPSRSAVAIAQEIAQAADEDVASVRVVLMMAFGPASPAVPPPTDGHASTVRVTFVLEKKCAFGQRFLVVGDDPALGLWDPAKATTLDWSEGHVWTARADLPANRLVEFKFLLQDPSGHVRWQHGGNRALQVTEASSALVVYEDWDDAGCQEVSEAALHLPIGAEGTDALLLADDGRTDVDDQATYEGFMHAEKARAAAEASLHADTMWLNGANRPQFTLQKDERIPEVLRRRANMAAAQNGGLASAGKDGDDIILYEEDANRPASMFENDMVWIRKALQGLLRNLGFHIGTTKT; the protein is encoded by the exons ATGGAAGCCGTGGCGTGCCGAGGAGGCGTGGTGCTCGCGCGGGCACGTCCCGGCCACCGGGCCCGGCGCCACGGCGTAGGCGCGGGACCCGCCACCCGACGGAGGTTCCTCGTTGTGGCGTCGCCCGGAGAAACCCCCTCCGCGCCCTCGCGCAGCGCCGTGGCGATCGCGCAGGAG ATCGCGCAGGCTGCCGACGAGGACGTCGCCTCCGTCAGAGTTGTGCTGATGATGGCCTTCGGCCCAGCCTCGCCCGCAGTCCCGCCGCCCACCGACG GTCATGCGAGCACGGTGCGCGTCACGTTCGTGCTGGAGAAGAAGTGCGCGTTCGGGCAGCGGTTCCTGGTCGTCGGCGACGACCCGGCGCTCGGCCTCTGGGACCCGGCCAAGGCGACGACCCTGGACTGGTCGGAAGGCCACGTCTGGACGGCGAGGGCG GATCTGCCAGCGAACAGGCTGGTCGAGTTCAAGTTCTTGCTGCAGGACCCCTCCGGCCACGTCCGCTGGCAGCACGGCGGCAACAGGGCTCTGCAGGTAACCGAGGCCTCGAGCGCACTGGTCGTGTACGAAGACTGGGACGACGCCGGGTGCCAGGAAGTGTCGGAGGCGGCATTACACCTGCCGATCGGAGCGGAGGGGACCGACGCGCTGCTGCTGGCAGATGATGGCCGGACCGATGTCGACGATCAGGCGACCTACGAGGGCTTCATGCATGCCGAGAAGGCACGTGCGGCTGCAGAAGCTTCTCTGCACGCGGACACGATGTGGCTAAACGGAGCGAACCGGCCACAG TTTACCTTGCAGAAAGATGAGAGGATTCCAGAGGTGCTTCGCAGGAGAGCAAACATGGCGGCAGCACAAAACGGCGGCCTTGCTTCTGCCGGAAAAGACGGCGACGACATCATCTTGTACGAGGAAGATGCGAACAGGCCGGCCAGTATGTTCGAAAACGACATGGTCTGGATCAGGAAAGCCCTCCAGGGGTTGCTCCGGAACCTTGGCTTCCACATCGGCACAACAAAAACATGA
- the LOC119269642 gene encoding RNA polymerase II C-terminal domain phosphatase-like 2 isoform X1 — MLRPSPLLPVPGASASATAAPPGRAASMRMFHGDVFLGEADVFPIKPGPEGALPFPSNEIRISHLSPASERCPPLAILQTIAPFSVRCKLQARPLPPHPSLHRLYLTCFNEYKSAVVVVGDEELHLVAMPSKVEKVPCFWCCSVRAGLYAASVGMLNLRCLAIVFDLDETLIVANTMRSFESRIEMLSRRMDIEDDPVRVAGMSAEIKRYIEDRELLKEFIDTDTVTDNGRIVGTQKEEVQPMPGVQERLVRPVIRLPERNAILTRINPEIRDTSVFVKLRPAWEDLRSYLTAKGRKRFEVYVCTMAERDYALEIWRLLDPEANLISLNNLSDRVVCVKAGSKKSLQHVFREGGCHPKMAMVIDDRLQVWDEKDQHRVHVVPAYAPYYAPQAEMANAVPVLCVARNVACNVRGGFFREFDENLLKKVFELLYENELLDLPYAPDVGDYLVSEDPNFPPSNKDPAPIPEGMSGTEVEKRLNGRAYQGDQKQISSSIRPSDDARVAIRGTLGSSNVQPNGGSMAIVPSLFVTVLQEIGRLCNSKVEFRSTVSTSKITQFSVEVLFSNEKIGNGIGKTRDEAQVQAAEKALQNLQSNYLSYVAPIAGVLNKDTSKSSRNGNGFLEDDLDSDGDTAMQEPSGSKSEQKDHSNVDRLPSVLSLIRELCLEDQHVVFRDQVRNPGSATNEEYHFQVELAGQILGNGIGVNKDFAKLQAAEEALRFLKTTTDPQIKKHLRPIRCSS; from the exons ATGCTCCGCCCCTCCCCGCTGCTGCCCGTGCCCGGCGCCTCCGCCTCCGCGACGGCGGCCCCGCCCGGCAGGGCCGCCAGCATGCGGATGTTCCACGGCGACGTGTTCCTCGGCGAGGCGGACGTCTTCCCGATCAAGCCCGGGCCCGAGGGCGCCCTGCCCTTCCCCAGCAACGAGATCCGCATCAGCCACCTCTCGCCGGCCAGCGAGCGCTGCCCGCCCCTCGCCATCCTGCAGACCATCGCGCCCTTCTCCGTGCGCTGCAAGCTCCAGGCCAGGCCGCTCCCTCCCCACCCCAGCCTCCACCGCCTCTACCTCACCTGCTTCAACGAGTACAAG AGCGCGGTGGTGGTGGTCGGAGACGAGGAGCTGCACCTGGTGGCAATGCCGAGCAAGGTGGAGAAGGTGCCGTGCTTCTGGTGCTGCTCTGTGCGGGCTGGGCTCTATGCAGCGTCCGTGGGGATGCTCAACCTCCGCTGCCTTGCTATTGTGTTTGATCTTGATGAGACCCTCATCGTTGCTAACACGATGAGGTCCTTTGAGAGCCGGATCGAGATGCTTTCCCGTAGGATGGACATTGAGGATGACCCTGTCAGGGTAGCGGGGATGTCTGCAGAAATCAAGCGGTATATTGAGGACAGGGAGCTTCTCAAGGAGTTCATTGACACAGACACTGTTACAGACAATGGCAGAATTGTTGGCACCCAGAAGGAGGAGGTTCAGCCTATGCCTGGTGTCCAGGAGCGTCTTGTTCGGCCTGTAATCAGGTTGCCCGAGAGGAATGCTATTCTGACCCGCATCAATCCAGAG ATTCGCGATACCAGTGTTTTTGTGAAGCTAAGGCCTGCCTGGGAGGATTTGAGAAGTTACCTAACTGCCAAGGGACGCAAAAGATTTGAGGTCTATGTGTGTACAATGGCTGAAAGAGATTATGCTCTTGAGATATGGAGACTTCTTGATCCAGAAGCCAATTTGATCAGCTTGAATAATCTTTCAGATCGTGTAGTATGTGTAAAAGCAG GTTCCAAGAAGTCCCTGCAGCATGTTTTTAGAGAAGGAGGATGCCATCCAAAGATGGCCATGGTGATTGATGATAGGCTGCAAGTTTGGGATGAGAAAGATCAGCATCGAGTTCATGTCGTCCCTGCCTATGCTCCATACTATGCCCCACAAGCCGAG ATGGCAAACGCTGTTCCAGTGCTCTGTGTTGCGAGAAATGTTGCTTGCAATGTTCGTGGTGGTTTCTTCAG GGAATTTGATGAAAATCTACTGAAGAAAGTATTTGAACTATTGTACGAAAATGAGTTACTGGATCTTCCCTATGCTCCAGATGTCGGTGACTACTTAGTCTCCGAG GACCCTAATTTTCCACCAAGCAATAAAGATCCTGCCCCTATACCTGAGGGTATGAGTGGAACTGAAGTAGAGAAGAGATTGAATGGGCGG GCATATCAGGGGGACCAAAAACAGATATCGTCATCAATCCGTCCATCAG ATGATGCACGAGTGGCAATCCGGGGAACTCTAGGCAGTTCAAATGTGCAACCCAATGGGGGCTCAATGGCAATTGTCCCTTCTTTGTTTGTCACGGTATTGCAAGAAATTGGACGACTATGCAATTCGAAG GTGGAGTTTAGGTCTACTGTAAGCACCAGCAAAATTACACAATTTTCTGTTGAG GTTCTATTTAGTAATGAAAAAATTGGAAATGGCATTGGAAAAACAAGAGATGAAGCTCAAGTACAAGCTGCTGAAAAAGCTCTCCAAAATTTGCAAA GCAATTACTTGTCATATGTTGCTCCTATCGCTGGAGTTCTTAACAAAGACACAAGCAAGTCTTCTAGGAATGGAAATGGCTTTCTGGAAGACGATCTGGATTCAGATGGTGATACTGCCATGCAAGAACCATCTGGAAGTAAATCAGAACAGAAGGATCATTCAAATGTGGATAGGTTGCCCTCTGTATTAAGTCTTATTAGAGAACTT TGCTTGGAGGATCAACATGTAGTATTTCGAGATCAAGTTCGGAATCCTGGCTCAGCAACCAATGAAGAATACCATTTCCAG GTTGAACTAGCGGGACAGATTCTTGGGAATGGTATTGGTGTGAACAAAGATTTCGCGAAGCTTCAG GCGGCAGAAGAGGCGCTGAGGTTCTTGAAAACAACCACTGACCCACAGATTAAGAAGCATTTGAGACCAATAAG ATGCAGCAGTTGA
- the LOC119269642 gene encoding RNA polymerase II C-terminal domain phosphatase-like 2 isoform X2, whose translation MLRPSPLLPVPGASASATAAPPGRAASMRMFHGDVFLGEADVFPIKPGPEGALPFPSNEIRISHLSPASERCPPLAILQTIAPFSVRCKLQARPLPPHPSLHRLYLTCFNEYKSAVVVVGDEELHLVAMPSKVEKVPCFWCCSVRAGLYAASVGMLNLRCLAIVFDLDETLIVANTMRSFESRIEMLSRRMDIEDDPVRVAGMSAEIKRYIEDRELLKEFIDTDTVTDNGRIVGTQKEEVQPMPGVQERLVRPVIRLPERNAILTRINPEIRDTSVFVKLRPAWEDLRSYLTAKGRKRFEVYVCTMAERDYALEIWRLLDPEANLISLNNLSDRVVCVKAGSKKSLQHVFREGGCHPKMAMVIDDRLQVWDEKDQHRVHVVPAYAPYYAPQAEMANAVPVLCVARNVACNVRGGFFREFDENLLKKVFELLYENELLDLPYAPDVGDYLVSEDPNFPPSNKDPAPIPEGMSGTEVEKRLNGRAYQGDQKQISSSIRPSDDARVAIRGTLGSSNVQPNGGSMAIVPSLFVTVLQEIGRLCNSKVEFRSTVSTSKITQFSVEVLFSNEKIGNGIGKTRDEAQVQAAEKALQNLQSNYLSYVAPIAGVLNKDTSKSSRNGNGFLEDDLDSDGDTAMQEPSGSKSEQKDHSNVDRLPSVLSLIRELCLEDQHVVFRDQVRNPGSATNEEYHFQL comes from the exons ATGCTCCGCCCCTCCCCGCTGCTGCCCGTGCCCGGCGCCTCCGCCTCCGCGACGGCGGCCCCGCCCGGCAGGGCCGCCAGCATGCGGATGTTCCACGGCGACGTGTTCCTCGGCGAGGCGGACGTCTTCCCGATCAAGCCCGGGCCCGAGGGCGCCCTGCCCTTCCCCAGCAACGAGATCCGCATCAGCCACCTCTCGCCGGCCAGCGAGCGCTGCCCGCCCCTCGCCATCCTGCAGACCATCGCGCCCTTCTCCGTGCGCTGCAAGCTCCAGGCCAGGCCGCTCCCTCCCCACCCCAGCCTCCACCGCCTCTACCTCACCTGCTTCAACGAGTACAAG AGCGCGGTGGTGGTGGTCGGAGACGAGGAGCTGCACCTGGTGGCAATGCCGAGCAAGGTGGAGAAGGTGCCGTGCTTCTGGTGCTGCTCTGTGCGGGCTGGGCTCTATGCAGCGTCCGTGGGGATGCTCAACCTCCGCTGCCTTGCTATTGTGTTTGATCTTGATGAGACCCTCATCGTTGCTAACACGATGAGGTCCTTTGAGAGCCGGATCGAGATGCTTTCCCGTAGGATGGACATTGAGGATGACCCTGTCAGGGTAGCGGGGATGTCTGCAGAAATCAAGCGGTATATTGAGGACAGGGAGCTTCTCAAGGAGTTCATTGACACAGACACTGTTACAGACAATGGCAGAATTGTTGGCACCCAGAAGGAGGAGGTTCAGCCTATGCCTGGTGTCCAGGAGCGTCTTGTTCGGCCTGTAATCAGGTTGCCCGAGAGGAATGCTATTCTGACCCGCATCAATCCAGAG ATTCGCGATACCAGTGTTTTTGTGAAGCTAAGGCCTGCCTGGGAGGATTTGAGAAGTTACCTAACTGCCAAGGGACGCAAAAGATTTGAGGTCTATGTGTGTACAATGGCTGAAAGAGATTATGCTCTTGAGATATGGAGACTTCTTGATCCAGAAGCCAATTTGATCAGCTTGAATAATCTTTCAGATCGTGTAGTATGTGTAAAAGCAG GTTCCAAGAAGTCCCTGCAGCATGTTTTTAGAGAAGGAGGATGCCATCCAAAGATGGCCATGGTGATTGATGATAGGCTGCAAGTTTGGGATGAGAAAGATCAGCATCGAGTTCATGTCGTCCCTGCCTATGCTCCATACTATGCCCCACAAGCCGAG ATGGCAAACGCTGTTCCAGTGCTCTGTGTTGCGAGAAATGTTGCTTGCAATGTTCGTGGTGGTTTCTTCAG GGAATTTGATGAAAATCTACTGAAGAAAGTATTTGAACTATTGTACGAAAATGAGTTACTGGATCTTCCCTATGCTCCAGATGTCGGTGACTACTTAGTCTCCGAG GACCCTAATTTTCCACCAAGCAATAAAGATCCTGCCCCTATACCTGAGGGTATGAGTGGAACTGAAGTAGAGAAGAGATTGAATGGGCGG GCATATCAGGGGGACCAAAAACAGATATCGTCATCAATCCGTCCATCAG ATGATGCACGAGTGGCAATCCGGGGAACTCTAGGCAGTTCAAATGTGCAACCCAATGGGGGCTCAATGGCAATTGTCCCTTCTTTGTTTGTCACGGTATTGCAAGAAATTGGACGACTATGCAATTCGAAG GTGGAGTTTAGGTCTACTGTAAGCACCAGCAAAATTACACAATTTTCTGTTGAG GTTCTATTTAGTAATGAAAAAATTGGAAATGGCATTGGAAAAACAAGAGATGAAGCTCAAGTACAAGCTGCTGAAAAAGCTCTCCAAAATTTGCAAA GCAATTACTTGTCATATGTTGCTCCTATCGCTGGAGTTCTTAACAAAGACACAAGCAAGTCTTCTAGGAATGGAAATGGCTTTCTGGAAGACGATCTGGATTCAGATGGTGATACTGCCATGCAAGAACCATCTGGAAGTAAATCAGAACAGAAGGATCATTCAAATGTGGATAGGTTGCCCTCTGTATTAAGTCTTATTAGAGAACTT TGCTTGGAGGATCAACATGTAGTATTTCGAGATCAAGTTCGGAATCCTGGCTCAGCAACCAATGAAGAATACCATTTCCAG TTGTGA